The following is a genomic window from Onthophagus taurus isolate NC chromosome 1, IU_Otau_3.0, whole genome shotgun sequence.
ctgcctccttttgtatatttaaatgaaGTGGTGTGAAACCGAGTAAGTAGTAGGTATTCGCCAATTATGGAACGTCCTCCTGGAACAACCAAGGTCAAGGTCACACCGCGTGCCCTTGACCTTGGTTGGTCCATGTGGAGGTTCCACAATCGGCAAATGTGACCTTGACCTCGACTGCTCGAGGAGAATGTTCCCAAGGAGAAGGTTCCTAAGCCGGCCAAGGCCGTTCCGAGTAACCTTGACCTTGAATGTCCATAGGAGTCCGGAATCGGCTAAGGTCATGGCGTGTGACCTCGACCTCATGGCTAAGGTGACGCCGTGTAACCTTGACCTCAAGTATTCAAGGTGTAGGTTCCAGAAATAGGTAAGGTTACGCCGCGTGTCCtcgatcaaaaaaaataagtaaaataaaataaaataatagtatattattcaacaagcgtataatggcggctgttacccacgaagatgaaGGTACAACACGAGCGAGCGAAGCAAGcgagtgttgtaatctgagtgggtaacatccattatacgcaagttgaatactatactttatctacaactatttaattttgaaaaagaaatcaaaacaaggaaaaaaataaacttgataaacatttcagacataacctcaatataagaaaactgtcacttctgttaatattttattttttgattagtaggccgtgtcagaactgtggaataatggcttcattattcaacactttgtcagtcattagtaatgcgtgtcattacccgtcaaaaatcaaatgtattacgaatagataattcaatagttgtagataatagtatattattcaacaagcgtataatggcggctgttacccacgaagaagaagttgcaacacgagcgagcgaagcgagcgagtgttgtaatctgagtgggtaacatccattatacgcaagttgaatactatactttatctacaactatttaattttgaaaaaaaaatcaaaaaaacgaaaaaaaaataaacttgatagacatttcagacataacctcaatataagaaagctgtcatttctgttaatattttattttttgattagtaggcagTGTCAGaagtgtggaataatggcctcattattcaacactttgtctgtCATGGGTAATgagtgtcattacccgtcaaaaatcaattgtataacgaatagataattcaatagttgtagataaaatttattatactattatatgtatagttaactattaaaattgttaattttgacCCACCCAACATCTACAACGGTTAAGATAGAACTAATAGAAAATAAGGAGATTAAAGCTTTGCGGATCTCTTCTACGACCTTGACCTTGACTGTTCCAGCATCGAGcgatcttttatttaaaaaatttaaaaataggtGATTTGAAGTTATTCAGAAAACGATTTCATAATAAGAACAGTGATTCTAACAAAACATATCAGTTCAACAACAGCAAGATGTttaattgtgaaaattgtggtaaaagtttcaGCCGTTTAGATAATCTTAAAAGACATCGGCGAACTGCTTGTGTAGGTAAATGTATTAAAGTTAATGAAGCACATTATTTAGCCGATACCGGACTCCTATGACATTCAAGGTCAAGGTCACTCGGAACGACCTTAGCCGGCTTAGAAACCTTCTCCTTGAGCAGTCGAGGTCAAGGTCACATTAACCGATTCTGGAACCTCCACCTGGAACGGCCAAGGTCAAGGCCACGCGGTGTCACCTTGACCTTGGTTGCTCCAGGAGAAGGTTCCAGAATCGGCGAATACCTACTACTCGAGTAGGGCTTCAAGTTCGGAGaagatctcattgcacccgttatattaagacatcctaaccgctggatttctaccagctgttgttgtgctGTCTTATGGTTTGTTTTTGGCCTCCAAACCAGTGAGGCATACGCGACCATGGATCTGATTGCTGCTACGTAAGCCtaatgagccattcgtggtttaaACCCTAGTTCCTTCCGAAGAGCCTGCGGCAGATTGGTTAGCCATGGCACGTCACGAATGGGTAGGCAACTACTATTTCACACTTTCAATTGGTAAAtgcttaatttattctattcGTGTCTTATAATGTTGTTAGTTTAGACGTgcatctcttaagatggctaaactcaaatatttctaggtctagtgtttaGCAAAAAATactcttaattaaaaaaaataattaaaaatataatttttgttaatttacacagcacacatttaaaaataatataataatcaaTCGTCTTCTTCGTCATGTCCGTGCATTTCCGCCATCATTTCGGCTAAAGTTTTTTTAGCAGGTTTAGGTTTCGCAGCTTCAACGGCATCAGCAATCGCATATAGACTTACTTCAGGCGGAGGTTCGTACTACGAAATAAAAAGGTTgctaaataaacgaaatatgtaACTATACAGCAAAATTTGTatctttctaataaacttACAACCAATTTATTGATGTAAAATTCGTATGGCACTGTTTGAGTAGAAGGATCAATAGCTACTTCAAGCATTTCGTCTATTTCGTCTTGACTAAATGGCTCACCTTTTTCCGTCATTAATTGAGTAATATACTCTCTAGTTATGTACCCTTTTCCTAATGGGTCCAAAACGTGGAAAGCTTCAAGGAGAGCATCAGGGGAAGGTGGTTCATATCTACAAAGTATTATAGTtcaatgtttaaataattgttaagtGACAAATTGTTACTTATGAGCGGTGATAAAACTAGAAGCAACCggtataaatttattaacgtGAACCGTACCCCTGTTTTTATGGTCTTCTAAATCTTTAAACACCATCTGTTCTATATCAGATTCTAGTGGGCAAGATCCCAAAGAACGAATTATTGTTCCAATATCCTGTGATTCGACCGTTTTGTTTCCGACGTGGTCAAATAACTCGAAagcatcgaaaattttctgttcCAATTCGTTGTTTAACTtaactgaaataaaaaaataaaaatcacacAATGATAAGTAAAATGAtagatgtataaataaaatactctTCGTTTCTTCGTCTTCATCAtccataattaattattgatattaacaaaaaaattttgttataaaaaatttaaatagtgccaaattaaaattttaagacaataaaatttgacaaaaatatatatttatgacTACTTGGATAAATATTGTGTCTTTACTCCAtctgtaattatttataactcaTTGTCAGTCTATCTAGATGATATATGTTTATAGTCATTCATTTGCTTCGAAGAAGCTccacaaatatatttataaatattatgtaCCATCAATCATGGTTGAAAAAGAAGGAATAACACAATATCGAATTTCCATGAAATTCTGTAGTCGTTAGAGATAGTTCatctatttgtttttaatattttcaatttcgtttttgataaattcttttgcagtatttataCCTGTCAGTAGTaactagtcttcagaaagcagtatttaatctccacaaagcaattttagtctttagaaggcagtatttagtgttccagacgttgtatttagacctgtcggaagtatctagtcttcagaaagcagtatttagtgttctagaagcaatatctagtctcctGCCAAcattatgtatgttttctccaacaatatcttatctttgttttgcagtacttagacctgtcagcaatatctagtcttcagaaagcagtatttagtttccacaaagcaattttagtctttagaaagcagtatttagtgttccagatgctgtatttagacctgtcggaagtatctagtcttcagaaagcagtatttagtcttctagaagcaatatctagtctcctGCCAAcattatgtatgttttctccaacaatatcttatctttcttttgcagtacttagacctgtcagcaatatctagtcttcagagagcagtatttagtttccacaaagcaattttagtctttagaaagcagtatttagtgttccagatgctgtatttagacctgtcggaagtatctagtcttcagaaagcagtatttagtcttctagaagcaatatctagtctcctGCCAAcattatgtatgttttctccaacaatatcttatctttcttttgcagtacttagacctgtcagcaatatttagtcttcagagagcagtatttagtttccacaaagcaattttagtctttagaaagcagtatttagtgttcctgatgctgtatttagacctgtcggcagtatctagtcttcagaaagcagtatttaatcttccagagcagtatctagtcttctgccaaagttatgtatgttttctccaaaatatttaatctttcttttgtaatatttagacctgttagcagtatctagtcttcagaaagcagtatttagtctccaaaAAGctattttagtctttagaaggcagtatttagtgttccagacgttgtatttagacctgtcggaagtatctagtcttcagaaagcagtatttagtcttctagaagcaatatctagtctcctACCAAcattatgtatgttttctccaacaatatcttatctttcttttgcagtacttagacctgtcagcaatatctagtcttcagaaagcagtatttagtttccacaaagtaattttagtctttagaaagctgtatttagtgttccagatgctgtatttagacctgtcggcagtatctagtcttcagaaagcagtatttagtcttctagaagcaatatctagtctcctGCCAAcattatgtatgttttctccaacaatatcttatctttcttttgcagtacttagacctgtcagcaatatctagtcttcagagagcagtatttagtttccacaaagcaattttagtctttagaaagcagtgtTTAGTGTTCCAcatgctgtatttagacctgtcggaagtatctagtcttcagaaagcagtatttagtcttctagaagcaatatctagtctcctGCCAAcattatgtatgttttctccaacaatatcttatctttcttttgcagtacttagacctgtcagcagtatctagtcttcagaaagcagtatttagtttccacaaagcaattttagtctttagaaggcagtatttagtgttccagacgttgtatttagacctgtcggaagtatctagtcttcagaaagcagtatttagtcttctagaagcaatatctagtctcctGCCAAcattatgtatgttttctccaacaatatcttatctttcttttgcagtacttagacctgtcagcaatatctagtcttcagagagcagtatttagtttccacaaagcaattttagtctttagaaagcagtatttagtgttccagatgctgtatttaaacctgtcggcagtatctagtcttcagaaagcagtatttaatcttccagagcagtatctagtcttctgccaaagttatgtatgttttctccaaaatatttaatctttcttttgcaatatttagacctgttagcagtatctagtcttcagaaagcagtatttaatctccaaaaagcaattttagtctttagaaggcagtatttagtgttccagacgttgtatttagacctgtcggaagtatctagtcttcagaaagcagtatttagtcttctagaagcaatatctagtctcctGCCAAcattatgtatgttttctccaacaatatcttatctttcttttgcagtacttagacctgtcagcaatatctagtcttcagagagcagtatttagtttccacaaagcaattttagtctttagaaagcagtatttagtgttccagatgttgtatttagacctgtcggcagtatctagtcttcagaaagcagtatttaatcttccagagcagtatctagtcttcagaaagcagtatttagttttttagaagtagtatctagtcttctgccaacgttatgcaTGTTTTGTTCTTGATACTGACAGCTACTTCTTTCTGGGTGTCTATCATCATCTTTTTGGGATTCTCTTATTATCTATACGGATCTTGTACCACCCGGTACCTCATTTCTGCAGCTGTTACTTTGCTTTTGTGCTTATCCTGCATTGGCAAAGTTTTCGTATTGGTGATTTCCTGTCCTGtgcaataacaagacaagtccATTGGTTTCTTATTCATATTCTTcgcattcttttattgaacacataaggattgccatgaaaaatcatgtttggtttataatcaattttttgttttctctgaaCAGTAATTTCAGACTTCATGTGGACTTTGAACAATGTAATTCCTGTTTTTTGCTGAAGTCTAGTTTACAACTATTgcaatttcagactttttcttgcaaattaaCCTTCTGACCAGAGTATTCCCGACTATTCCCTTAAGTTTGGTTTTTCATCagtataattcttaaatttttgctgaagtaTG
Proteins encoded in this region:
- the LOC111419897 gene encoding dynein regulatory complex protein 8-like, which codes for MDDEDEETKIKLNNELEQKIFDAFELFDHVGNKTVESQDIGTIIRSLGSCPLESDIEQMVFKDLEDHKNRGTVHVNKFIPVASSFITAHKYEPPSPDALLEAFHVLDPLGKGYITREYITQLMTEKGEPFSQDEIDEMLEVAIDPSTQTVPYEFYINKLVYEPPPEVSLYAIADAVEAAKPKPAKKTLAEMMAEMHGHDEEDD